The following are encoded together in the Oceanobacillus zhaokaii genome:
- a CDS encoding ABC transporter substrate-binding protein: MRKLILVIAMIGLIFLAACESNEDSGDPATSAEGGTKYTVGASQYVEHPSLDNAYKGFQAALDEAGLDVEYDLQSAQNDQNNIKPISDGFVADEVDLIFANATPSALGALQATTEIPIVFTSVTDAVGAGLVPSMEEAGGNVTGVVDLHPDAIKETVKFIDANFPDAKVGMVYNAGEQNSVSQVDAVKAAAEETSIEIVERTVANSAEVQQATTTLVGEADLLYIITDNTVVSALESVVGVANEQDIPLIVGEPDSLGRGGFATFGIDYYSIGYRAGEMAVDILTGEKSVSDIPAEYPPEIQLFINKEAAEEQGVEWNDEWDETAEFVETAK, encoded by the coding sequence TTGAGAAAACTAATTTTAGTAATTGCAATGATTGGTCTAATATTCCTAGCTGCATGTGAATCAAATGAAGATTCTGGTGACCCGGCAACTTCAGCAGAAGGAGGAACAAAATATACAGTTGGTGCAAGCCAATATGTTGAGCATCCTTCGCTAGATAATGCCTATAAGGGGTTTCAAGCCGCACTTGATGAGGCTGGATTAGATGTTGAATATGATTTGCAAAGTGCTCAAAATGATCAAAATAATATTAAGCCAATATCTGACGGATTCGTTGCGGATGAGGTTGATTTAATTTTTGCGAATGCAACTCCGAGTGCGCTTGGTGCATTACAGGCTACAACAGAAATTCCGATTGTTTTCACATCCGTAACAGATGCAGTAGGTGCTGGTCTTGTTCCATCGATGGAAGAAGCGGGAGGCAATGTTACTGGGGTAGTTGACCTCCACCCAGACGCGATTAAAGAAACAGTTAAATTTATCGATGCTAATTTCCCGGATGCAAAAGTTGGTATGGTATACAATGCTGGTGAACAAAACTCTGTTTCACAGGTTGATGCGGTAAAAGCTGCTGCAGAAGAAACGAGTATTGAAATTGTCGAACGGACAGTAGCCAATTCAGCCGAAGTACAGCAAGCAACAACGACACTAGTTGGGGAAGCAGATTTACTTTATATTATTACAGATAATACGGTTGTATCAGCGCTTGAAAGTGTTGTAGGTGTAGCGAATGAACAAGATATTCCGCTTATTGTCGGTGAGCCTGACTCATTAGGAAGAGGTGGATTTGCGACATTTGGAATTGATTATTATTCGATTGGATATCGTGCTGGTGAGATGGCTGTGGATATCTTGACGGGAGAAAAGTCAGTAAGTGATATTCCAGCAGAGTATCCACCAGAGATTCAATTATTTATCAATAAAGAGGCTGCTGAAGAGCAGGGTGTTGAGTGGAATGATGAATGGGATGAAACAGCGGAATTTGTCGAAACAGCAAAATAA
- a CDS encoding ParM/StbA family protein: protein MVKSRIAAVDVGNDALKGTFGKLEGKFYIPNIIAPDLEDRPVIGIEELDKKDVLDNIHIRVHSPALEENGVIYRVGNLATKSPNSRELDPGSSKSEEDQTLIMLFASLALDAVTSDAFKAKGDVIDANYTLGTGLPLREVKEGKDVGYRSQLLGSVHQVEFLVTPKYQGMKVNIKFDEVKVYPEGFAAYVNLVMDNDLKVINKELLDKQILIQDIGGLSTDVAVIRNRNVDDDKAQGFNLGVSESLEEIREEIRSRHGVELDSRRDVVDIITRKNDRHHIMVKGSRTNVHDITDHILLELAKKEYRYLRNVWSKNSQSEICYFVGGGSAVLKDYIKALNNKLDGFNIEFFEDEQESIWMMANAYYKLITQFALNTTQDSKAKVAETAATKEQ, encoded by the coding sequence ATGGTAAAGTCAAGAATTGCAGCTGTCGATGTAGGTAATGATGCGTTAAAAGGGACATTCGGAAAACTGGAAGGTAAATTTTATATCCCAAATATTATTGCACCAGATTTAGAGGATCGTCCGGTAATTGGAATTGAGGAATTAGATAAGAAGGATGTATTGGATAATATTCATATTCGCGTCCATTCACCAGCACTTGAAGAAAATGGGGTAATCTATCGGGTAGGAAATCTAGCAACAAAATCACCTAATTCTCGAGAGTTGGATCCAGGAAGCAGTAAATCAGAAGAAGATCAAACATTAATTATGCTTTTTGCTTCATTAGCGTTGGATGCTGTTACAAGTGATGCATTTAAAGCAAAAGGTGATGTAATTGATGCAAATTACACATTAGGTACAGGGCTTCCTTTACGAGAAGTGAAAGAAGGAAAAGATGTTGGCTACCGTTCACAACTATTAGGATCTGTCCATCAAGTAGAATTCTTAGTAACACCGAAATACCAAGGAATGAAAGTTAATATTAAATTTGATGAAGTCAAGGTATATCCGGAAGGGTTTGCGGCGTATGTAAACTTAGTTATGGATAATGATTTAAAAGTTATTAACAAGGAATTACTTGATAAGCAAATATTAATCCAGGATATTGGTGGATTATCCACAGACGTGGCTGTAATTAGAAATCGTAATGTGGATGATGACAAGGCACAAGGATTTAACTTAGGTGTTTCTGAGTCGTTAGAGGAAATCCGTGAAGAAATCCGCTCAAGACATGGTGTAGAATTAGATAGCCGTCGTGATGTTGTGGATATCATTACTAGAAAGAATGATCGTCATCACATCATGGTAAAAGGAAGCAGAACGAATGTCCATGATATTACCGATCATATTTTATTAGAGCTTGCTAAAAAAGAATATCGATATTTGAGAAATGTTTGGTCTAAAAACTCTCAATCTGAAATCTGCTATTTCGTTGGTGGAGGTTCGGCAGTATTGAAGGATTATATTAAAGCGTTAAACAACAAGCTTGATGGCTTCAATATTGAGTTCTTTGAAGATGAACAAGAAAGTATTTGGATGATGGCTAACGCATATTACAAATTAATCACTCAGTTTGCGCTTAATACAACGCAGGATAGTAAAGCGAAAGTAGCAGAAACAGCGGCAACAAAAGAACAGTAG
- a CDS encoding ABC transporter ATP-binding protein — MLKLNNISITFNEGTPDEKKALNDINLELEKGDFITVIGSNGAGKSTLMNVISGNLMPDLGDVIIDEKSMLHLPEYKRSAFVGRVFQDPMAGTSPSMTIEENLAIAYSRNKKRKLKLGVTKQRKGMFKEYLKTLNLGLENRLTAKVGLLSGGERQALSLLMTTFTEPSILLLDEHTAALDPARAALITSLTDKVVKNSGLTTLMVTHNMQQALDLGNRLIMMDKGQIIFDVRDEEKSQLTIENLMHEFKRIRGIQFEDDRVVLG; from the coding sequence ATGCTTAAATTAAATAATATATCCATAACTTTTAATGAAGGTACTCCTGACGAGAAGAAGGCATTAAATGACATTAATCTCGAGCTTGAGAAAGGCGATTTCATTACTGTTATAGGCAGTAATGGTGCGGGGAAGTCAACTTTAATGAATGTTATTTCCGGTAATCTAATGCCGGACCTTGGTGATGTAATCATAGATGAAAAATCAATGTTACATCTGCCAGAGTATAAACGCTCTGCATTCGTTGGCCGAGTTTTTCAGGACCCGATGGCAGGGACATCCCCTTCCATGACAATTGAGGAAAACTTAGCAATTGCATATTCACGAAATAAGAAACGGAAGCTGAAACTTGGTGTTACGAAGCAACGTAAGGGGATGTTTAAAGAATATCTTAAAACATTGAACTTAGGGCTGGAGAACCGACTCACAGCAAAGGTTGGCTTATTGTCTGGGGGAGAAAGACAGGCACTTTCGCTTCTAATGACTACTTTCACAGAACCAAGTATCCTGCTGCTTGATGAGCATACAGCAGCGCTCGATCCCGCCAGAGCAGCATTAATTACAAGCTTGACCGATAAAGTAGTAAAAAACTCTGGATTAACGACGCTAATGGTAACCCATAACATGCAGCAAGCGCTTGATTTGGGAAATCGGTTAATTATGATGGATAAAGGACAGATTATTTTTGATGTGCGTGATGAAGAGAAAAGTCAACTTACGATTGAAAATTTAATGCATGAATTTAAACGAATTAGAGGCATCCAGTTTGAAGATGATCGGGTTGTCCTGGGGTAA
- a CDS encoding ABC transporter ATP-binding protein, with protein MKHVIYFLKQIHQYSGKILYINLFSMTAIGLLEGVGILLLVPLISMSGIIDLDGEHSPLLSMFSFLESFPSSLGLPLILAIYVGVVIGQNVVNRQLTIKNAMIQHGFLRHMRLETYRSLLHANWDFFIKHRKSDLINILTSEIARTSAGTYSVLQFVASLVFTLIQIGLALWLSPSITMFVLFCGLILVLFNRKFLKQSLALGNRNYELGRSFLAGITDQVNGIKDIKSNSLEDSRIRWYNDITEKMQNEQLEYTRLKTTSQLYYKVASAIFIALFIYIAISMFSAQAGQLMLVIIIFSRLWPRVAGIQGSMEQIATTIPAFRAVKALQHECLSAREFAMVKGKQIPPLDIKHHIECDRVFFRYNQNGSHYALKEINLVIPANQMTAFVGRSGAGKSTLIDLLMGLNQPEVGQVLIDGKALTADNLLSLRSAISYVPQDPFLFNVSIRENLLLVVPNASEDQMWEALEFSSAAEFVRKLPDGLDSLIGDRGIKLSGGERQRLVLARAILRNPSILVLDEATSALDTENEAKIQQALERLKGKMTIIVIAHRLSTIRNADQVVVLEEGEIIQQGGFDQLSNEKTSMFSNLLRNQLQAIQ; from the coding sequence ATGAAGCATGTTATATACTTTTTGAAGCAGATTCATCAGTATTCTGGAAAAATTCTTTATATCAATTTATTTTCAATGACTGCAATCGGGCTATTAGAAGGGGTTGGCATCTTACTACTAGTGCCTTTAATTAGCATGAGTGGGATTATCGATTTGGATGGAGAGCATTCACCACTATTAAGTATGTTTAGCTTTCTTGAGAGCTTTCCGAGTTCACTAGGGCTCCCACTCATTTTAGCTATCTACGTTGGCGTCGTTATCGGGCAAAATGTCGTTAACCGCCAGCTAACGATTAAAAACGCAATGATTCAGCATGGCTTTTTAAGGCATATGCGGCTGGAAACGTATCGTTCTTTGCTTCATGCGAATTGGGATTTCTTTATTAAACATCGAAAATCGGATTTGATAAATATCTTAACATCGGAAATCGCCCGAACAAGTGCAGGCACCTATTCTGTTTTACAATTTGTTGCTTCCCTTGTCTTTACACTGATTCAAATTGGGCTTGCTTTATGGCTTTCACCGTCTATCACCATGTTTGTTTTGTTTTGCGGTCTAATTTTAGTCCTATTTAATCGAAAGTTTCTTAAACAATCACTAGCTCTTGGTAATCGGAATTATGAATTAGGGAGAAGTTTTCTTGCAGGGATAACGGATCAGGTTAATGGCATCAAAGATATAAAAAGCAATTCATTAGAGGATTCGAGAATTAGATGGTACAACGATATAACGGAGAAGATGCAAAATGAACAACTTGAATATACGAGATTAAAAACAACGTCACAATTATATTATAAAGTTGCATCGGCAATATTTATTGCATTATTTATCTATATTGCGATCAGTATGTTTAGTGCCCAAGCAGGTCAACTGATGTTAGTAATTATCATTTTTTCTAGATTGTGGCCAAGGGTTGCAGGAATTCAAGGATCGATGGAGCAAATAGCAACAACTATTCCGGCATTTAGAGCAGTTAAAGCACTACAACATGAGTGTTTGTCCGCTAGAGAGTTTGCAATGGTAAAAGGTAAACAAATCCCCCCTCTTGATATAAAGCATCATATTGAGTGTGATCGGGTTTTCTTTCGTTACAATCAAAACGGGTCACATTATGCATTAAAGGAGATTAATCTCGTTATTCCAGCGAATCAAATGACAGCATTTGTTGGGCGTTCTGGCGCAGGTAAAAGCACGTTAATCGATTTATTAATGGGATTAAATCAGCCTGAAGTGGGTCAGGTATTAATCGACGGAAAGGCACTGACAGCAGACAATCTTTTATCTTTAAGAAGTGCAATTAGTTATGTACCACAGGATCCATTTCTGTTTAATGTTAGTATCCGAGAAAATCTATTGTTAGTAGTACCTAATGCAAGTGAAGACCAAATGTGGGAAGCATTGGAATTCTCCTCTGCTGCGGAATTTGTTCGCAAATTACCAGATGGGCTTGACTCACTAATAGGAGATCGAGGAATTAAGCTGTCGGGGGGAGAAAGACAACGTCTCGTATTAGCACGTGCAATCTTACGAAATCCGTCGATTCTTGTGTTGGATGAAGCGACAAGTGCGCTCGATACAGAAAATGAGGCGAAAATACAGCAAGCATTAGAACGATTAAAAGGAAAGATGACGATTATTGTAATAGCACACCGTTTATCTACAATAAGAAATGCTGATCAAGTAGTTGTGCTCGAAGAAGGTGAAATCATCCAGCAAGGCGGATTTGACCAGCTATCGAATGAAAAGACAAGTATGTTTAGCAATCTACTACGTAATCAATTGCAAGCAATTCAGTAA
- the rlmN gene encoding 23S rRNA (adenine(2503)-C(2))-methyltransferase RlmN: protein MSKQSIYGLTFDQLTEWLTGHGQKRFRADQVWNWLYKKRVASFSEMNNVNNETIELLEEHFVLHTLEEDIRQESKDGTIKFLFKMADGNLIETVLMRFHYGLSVCVTTQVGCNIGCSFCASGLLRKNRDLTSAEIVEQIMNVQKHLDAQGKDERVSHIVVMGIGEPLDNFTNLMDFLYVVNDDKGLNIGARHITVSTSGLAHKIYEFADTDIQVNLAVSLHAPNNELRTSIMKINKAFPIEKLMKSIEYYLEKKNRRITYEYIMLRDVNDHKEEAVQLAKLLHNHRHLAYVNLIPYNTVDEHIDYQRSESTSIQAFYETLKERGINCGVRWENGADIDAACGQLRSKQINKKKAI, encoded by the coding sequence ATGAGTAAACAATCCATTTATGGACTAACCTTTGATCAGCTAACAGAATGGCTTACTGGTCATGGTCAAAAGAGATTCCGTGCAGACCAGGTATGGAACTGGTTGTATAAGAAACGTGTTGCAAGCTTTAGCGAAATGAATAATGTTAATAATGAAACGATCGAATTACTGGAGGAGCACTTCGTTTTACACACGCTTGAGGAAGATATTCGACAAGAATCGAAAGATGGAACGATTAAATTTCTCTTTAAAATGGCAGATGGCAACTTAATTGAAACTGTGCTCATGCGTTTTCATTATGGGTTGTCTGTTTGTGTAACAACCCAGGTTGGTTGTAATATTGGCTGTTCATTCTGTGCAAGTGGACTGCTTCGTAAAAATCGTGATTTAACAAGTGCTGAAATTGTGGAGCAAATTATGAATGTACAAAAGCATCTTGATGCACAAGGGAAAGATGAACGAGTTAGCCACATCGTTGTTATGGGAATAGGGGAGCCATTAGATAACTTTACAAACTTAATGGACTTCTTATATGTTGTGAATGATGACAAGGGGTTAAACATTGGTGCAAGACATATTACGGTATCAACCAGCGGTCTTGCGCATAAGATTTATGAATTTGCAGATACTGACATACAAGTTAACTTAGCAGTTTCACTGCATGCACCTAATAATGAGCTGCGAACTAGTATTATGAAGATTAATAAGGCATTCCCAATTGAGAAGCTGATGAAATCGATTGAATACTATTTAGAAAAGAAAAATCGTCGGATTACGTATGAATATATCATGTTAAGGGATGTTAATGATCATAAGGAAGAGGCAGTCCAGCTTGCTAAGCTGCTTCATAATCATCGTCATCTTGCCTATGTTAACTTGATACCATACAATACAGTTGATGAACATATTGATTATCAACGTAGTGAATCAACGTCGATTCAAGCATTTTATGAAACATTAAAAGAACGCGGAATTAACTGTGGCGTACGTTGGGAAAATGGAGCAGATATTGATGCTGCTTGTGGACAATTGAGAAGTAAACAAATTAATAAGAAGAAAGCAATATAA
- a CDS encoding metallophosphoesterase: MVVKRNRVHMMNLSRYMKYTSIFISIMVIILAVYTIWDNRRFIVVEEEIVIDNLPEQLKGFRILQISDLHEKWFGENQTKLIAAINAIDYDAIVFTGDMLDSTESKHYEPFYSLIDGITNKENAWYVPGNTDPDSYEVEQDVKKSAFINGMEARGVQLLESVDKVSVGDTTVYFANFELSIIKEPEYLGRTNGIVQPDYFLSESYLDYQEKLLDEMNVLDKIQSTDLVIALNHYPVPDVRVDSIKNSTGMRWMDYDLIMAGHYHGGQIRLPILGAFFIPEPWYEPNSFFPPRDRVKGLWDYEGTKQYVSAGLGSSDAISFLNFRFLNPPEINVLSFR, encoded by the coding sequence TTGGTAGTAAAACGAAATCGAGTTCATATGATGAATTTGTCTAGGTATATGAAATATACATCGATTTTCATCTCAATTATGGTTATTATACTAGCTGTTTATACGATTTGGGATAATCGCCGATTTATTGTCGTAGAAGAGGAGATAGTTATTGATAATCTGCCAGAACAGCTTAAGGGCTTCCGAATCCTCCAAATTAGTGACCTGCATGAAAAGTGGTTTGGAGAAAACCAAACAAAACTTATCGCAGCCATCAATGCAATTGATTATGATGCAATCGTGTTTACTGGAGATATGCTAGATAGTACAGAAAGTAAGCATTATGAACCTTTTTATTCATTAATAGATGGGATTACAAATAAAGAAAATGCTTGGTATGTCCCAGGCAATACGGATCCAGATAGTTATGAAGTAGAGCAAGATGTGAAAAAGAGTGCCTTTATTAATGGAATGGAAGCAAGGGGTGTCCAATTACTCGAATCTGTGGATAAAGTCTCGGTGGGCGATACAACTGTTTACTTTGCTAATTTTGAGCTTTCAATAATCAAGGAACCAGAGTATTTAGGCAGAACTAATGGCATTGTGCAGCCTGATTATTTCTTATCTGAATCCTATCTCGATTATCAAGAGAAGTTATTGGATGAAATGAATGTACTAGATAAAATTCAATCAACAGACCTAGTCATTGCTCTGAATCATTATCCCGTGCCAGATGTTAGAGTTGATTCGATAAAGAATAGCACTGGTATGAGGTGGATGGACTACGATTTAATTATGGCTGGACATTACCACGGAGGACAAATCCGTTTACCAATACTTGGCGCATTCTTCATTCCTGAACCTTGGTATGAGCCAAATAGCTTCTTTCCTCCAAGAGACCGTGTGAAAGGGCTTTGGGATTATGAAGGAACGAAGCAATATGTAAGTGCAGGGCTTGGTAGCAGCGATGCAATTTCATTCTTAAATTTTCGCTTTTTAAATCCACCTGAAATTAATGTACTAAGCTTTAGGTGA
- the gdhA gene encoding NADP-specific glutamate dehydrogenase — translation MNLIKSKHSTDNTKRAHDYLDEIYTTVVKRNYSEKEFHQAVALFLRSLVPLLAKYPIYMEKGILEQITEPERLITFRVPWVDDNGKTRVNRGLRVQFNSAIGPYKGGLRFHPTVDSSIIKFLGFEQTFKNSLTGQPIGGGKGGADFDPKGKSDNEIMRFCQSFMTELAKYIGPDVDIPAGDIGVGAREIGYMFGQYKKVRGAFEAGVLTGKGIGYGGSLGRKESTGFGTIYFVQEMLKDSGFSLKGSTVIVSGSGNVSIYAMEKARELGAKIVACSDSNGYIYDANGINIDTVKQIKEVEYGRISEYIIKHPEASYSEGCGGIWTIPCDVALPCATQNELDEQAALTLVRNNVKAVAEGANMPSTPEAIDVFLENKVLFGPAKAVNAGGVAVSSLEMAQNSMRLSWTFEEVDAKLQEIMKNIYQSCVDAAEEFELDGNFEAAANIAGFRKVADAMIAQGVI, via the coding sequence ATGAATTTAATTAAATCAAAGCATTCTACCGACAATACAAAGCGCGCCCATGATTATTTAGATGAAATTTATACAACTGTAGTGAAACGAAATTACAGTGAGAAAGAATTCCATCAAGCTGTTGCATTATTCCTCAGATCGCTTGTACCTCTTCTAGCTAAATATCCAATATATATGGAAAAAGGAATACTAGAGCAAATTACAGAACCTGAACGCCTTATTACATTTCGTGTTCCATGGGTTGATGATAATGGAAAGACAAGAGTTAATCGCGGATTACGCGTACAATTTAACAGTGCGATTGGCCCATATAAAGGTGGTTTAAGATTTCATCCAACCGTAGATTCAAGTATAATCAAATTCCTAGGATTTGAGCAAACATTTAAGAACTCTCTTACTGGTCAACCAATTGGTGGCGGTAAAGGCGGCGCTGACTTTGATCCAAAAGGGAAATCTGACAATGAAATTATGCGTTTTTGTCAAAGCTTTATGACCGAACTTGCTAAATATATCGGACCAGATGTCGACATTCCAGCTGGTGATATAGGTGTAGGCGCTAGAGAAATCGGTTATATGTTTGGTCAATATAAAAAGGTTCGCGGAGCATTTGAAGCAGGAGTTTTAACTGGAAAAGGCATCGGCTATGGTGGTAGTTTAGGACGTAAAGAATCCACTGGTTTCGGAACAATCTATTTCGTTCAAGAGATGCTAAAAGATAGTGGATTTTCACTAAAAGGCAGTACTGTTATCGTTTCCGGATCTGGTAATGTTTCCATCTATGCAATGGAAAAAGCAAGAGAACTCGGCGCAAAGATCGTAGCATGCAGTGACTCAAATGGTTATATTTACGATGCAAATGGTATTAATATTGATACAGTAAAACAAATCAAAGAAGTAGAATACGGCAGAATAAGTGAATATATAATCAAGCACCCTGAGGCATCTTACTCTGAAGGATGCGGAGGCATTTGGACAATTCCATGTGATGTTGCTCTTCCTTGTGCAACGCAAAACGAACTGGATGAACAAGCAGCTTTAACATTAGTTCGTAACAATGTTAAAGCAGTTGCTGAAGGCGCGAATATGCCTTCTACTCCAGAGGCAATTGATGTATTCCTTGAAAATAAAGTTTTATTCGGCCCAGCTAAAGCTGTAAACGCCGGTGGAGTTGCCGTTTCATCATTAGAGATGGCACAAAATAGCATGCGGCTGTCCTGGACGTTTGAAGAAGTAGATGCCAAGCTGCAGGAAATTATGAAGAACATTTACCAAAGCTGTGTCGACGCAGCAGAAGAATTTGAATTAGACGGGAATTTTGAAGCAGCAGCAAATATTGCTGGATTCAGAAAAGTTGCCGACGCAATGATCGCACAAGGTGTTATTTAA
- a CDS encoding nucleotidyltransferase domain-containing protein, which yields MENQLNLKSIPKELNLILELLKGNYPSDILAIDKGLFQSVDWNLFIDLAMHHRVYPVLHSKLKLAIDKQIPEYVVDTISRPYKQNTLQMLFLTAEMEQISQLFAAREISLLQLKGPALAHDLYGDISLRTSSDLDVLIPIEQLQLAEEILIEQGYKKEDYIKTVLNDWKWRHHHITFIHPIKKIKVEIHWRLSPGPGKEPSFTEFWERRRQSTLTKQPVYLLGKSDLYLFLTAHGARHGWSRIRWLLDIHQLVGQNLDQEKILHILENYHSLHIGGQSLILASELLNTKLPPKMEYLCTRARPWKLAQGAIFYLESMVNLHTDPVPESVARYHKRHLFALMSFRQKSIFILSFLYPYPEDHETLPLPMPLHFLYFPLRPFLWAWRKSRRQALT from the coding sequence GTGGAAAATCAGCTAAATCTTAAAAGTATACCCAAGGAATTGAATTTAATTTTAGAGTTATTAAAAGGCAATTATCCGAGTGACATACTTGCCATTGACAAGGGACTATTCCAAAGCGTCGATTGGAATCTTTTTATCGACTTAGCAATGCATCATCGTGTGTATCCAGTGCTTCACTCTAAGCTTAAATTGGCGATTGACAAGCAGATTCCAGAGTATGTGGTCGATACAATATCGAGGCCTTACAAACAGAATACCTTGCAAATGCTTTTTCTAACAGCAGAAATGGAACAGATATCCCAGCTGTTTGCAGCTCGTGAAATATCGCTTCTTCAATTAAAGGGACCCGCACTGGCGCATGACTTATATGGTGATATTTCGCTCCGAACCTCGAGTGACTTGGATGTGCTTATCCCAATTGAACAGCTTCAACTTGCAGAAGAAATTTTAATTGAGCAAGGATACAAAAAAGAAGATTATATTAAAACCGTATTGAATGACTGGAAGTGGCGTCACCATCATATCACCTTTATCCATCCGATTAAGAAAATTAAGGTGGAAATTCATTGGCGTCTGAGTCCAGGACCTGGTAAAGAACCAAGCTTTACAGAATTTTGGGAACGGAGAAGGCAGAGTACATTAACGAAACAGCCGGTGTATTTATTAGGTAAGTCAGATTTGTATCTATTTCTTACTGCGCACGGTGCGCGTCACGGGTGGTCGCGAATTCGTTGGCTCCTTGATATACATCAGTTGGTCGGTCAGAATCTGGACCAAGAAAAGATACTTCATATATTGGAAAACTACCATTCTCTTCATATTGGGGGGCAAAGCTTAATTCTAGCATCCGAGCTTTTAAATACGAAGCTGCCGCCAAAAATGGAATATCTGTGCACTAGAGCTAGACCTTGGAAACTAGCGCAAGGAGCGATTTTCTATCTAGAAAGCATGGTCAACTTACATACGGACCCAGTTCCGGAAAGTGTTGCAAGGTATCATAAGCGGCATCTATTTGCTTTAATGTCATTTCGACAAAAAAGCATCTTCATCCTAAGCTTTCTATACCCATATCCTGAAGATCACGAGACATTACCTTTACCTATGCCGTTACATTTTCTCTATTTTCCGCTACGTCCATTTTTATGGGCTTGGAGAAAGTCAAGAAGGCAGGCTTTAACCTAG
- a CDS encoding ABC transporter permease: MFISIFGAMESGIIYAIMALGVYLTFRILDFPDLTVEGSFVTGAAVAASSIVNGIPPITATILAAFAGFIAGCLTGILHTKGKINPLLAGILMMTALYSINLRIMGQPTVSLLQETTLFNQLGSLWSATGIDSFLNNILSTIGLEQLPTTWAILLVMIVVTVIIKLLTDYFLKTEVGLALRAIGDNKKMIRSLSANTDLLIILGVGISNALVATAGGLIGQLGGFADANMGLGLIVIGLASIIIGEALFSTKTIAKATLAVILGAVIYRIIVTLALRIDFMETGDMKMITAIIVIAALVIPRILQTRKENRRRQLKRAQLDQRLRGSSDA; encoded by the coding sequence ATGTTTATATCAATATTCGGTGCCATGGAATCAGGGATTATTTATGCGATAATGGCTTTAGGAGTATATTTAACGTTCCGCATATTGGATTTCCCTGATCTTACTGTGGAAGGAAGCTTTGTCACAGGAGCAGCAGTAGCGGCATCCTCTATTGTAAATGGGATTCCTCCGATTACTGCAACCATTCTCGCGGCATTTGCCGGTTTTATTGCCGGATGTTTGACAGGAATTCTCCATACAAAGGGGAAAATTAACCCTCTATTAGCGGGGATTCTAATGATGACTGCTTTATACTCGATTAACTTGCGAATCATGGGACAACCAACTGTATCCTTATTGCAAGAAACAACATTATTCAATCAATTAGGGTCGTTGTGGAGTGCAACTGGTATTGACTCTTTCTTAAATAATATTTTGTCCACAATTGGTCTAGAACAGTTACCAACGACATGGGCGATTTTGCTTGTAATGATCGTTGTAACTGTCATTATTAAGCTTCTAACAGATTATTTCTTAAAGACAGAGGTTGGCCTTGCACTTAGGGCGATTGGTGACAATAAGAAAATGATTCGAAGCTTATCAGCGAATACAGATTTACTGATTATCCTCGGTGTGGGCATTTCAAATGCACTTGTTGCAACTGCGGGAGGATTAATCGGTCAACTCGGTGGCTTTGCTGATGCGAATATGGGTCTAGGGTTAATTGTAATTGGGCTTGCTTCAATTATTATTGGAGAGGCATTATTTAGTACAAAAACCATTGCGAAAGCAACACTTGCAGTCATTCTCGGAGCTGTAATTTACCGGATTATAGTCACGCTGGCATTAAGGATTGACTTTATGGAAACCGGTGATATGAAAATGATAACGGCGATTATCGTTATTGCAGCTTTAGTTATTCCAAGAATATTACAGACTAGAAAAGAAAATAGACGAAGACAATTAAAACGCGCGCAGCTTGACCAGCGGTTGAGGGGGAGTAGCGATGCTTAA